The following are encoded in a window of Pectinophora gossypiella chromosome 8, ilPecGoss1.1, whole genome shotgun sequence genomic DNA:
- the LOC126368981 gene encoding uncharacterized protein LOC126368981, translating to MFVIVVVVFVASQAGAHEQALSTSPPPPFMDLFTAVGNHYYPENRKTYSDSHYVSCPQPDSLGSIASILGSAAKIVFSVAAIAFLKIIGGKMMLFPLTFILLAKMGLKAVLLWPMISKMVKYFKKKKKKDHKGRSAVDCSDRIACVMHRAARDGWGSHLGAATAFTLIDDVHEDSSYAKILLTILAGDKVAKCMSVECTSGVDVS from the coding sequence ATGTTCGTGATTGTTGTCGTCGTTTTTGTTGCGTCGCAGGCAGGTGCTCACGAACAGGCGTTGAGCACGTCGCCGCCCCCTCCCTTCATGGACCTGTTCACAGCAGTCGGGAACCACTACTACCCGGAAAATCGTAAAACGTACTCTGATTCGCACTACGTCTCATGCCCGCAACCTGATTCCTTAGGATCGATCGCGAGCATCCTCGGCAGCGCTGCTAAGATCGTCTTCTCTGTAGCGGCTATAGCATTCCTGAAAATCATCGGTGGAAAAATGATGCTGTTCCCTCTGACATTCATATTACTCGCAAAGATGGGACTGAAAGCCGTGTTGCTCTGGCCAATGATATCGAAGATGGTTAAATacttcaaaaagaaaaagaaaaaggatcATAAAGGTCGATCGGCGGTGGATTGCTCGGACAGGATAGCGTGTGTGATGCATCGCGCGGCGCGGGATGGGTGGGGCAGCCACCTGGGCGCCGCCACCGCCTTCACGCTCATAGACGACGTCCACGAAGACAGCTCTTACGCTAAAATATTGTTGACCATTTTAGCCGGCGACAAAGTTGCCAAGTGTATGTCAGTGGAATGCACTTCCGGAGTGGACGTTAGCTGA
- the LOC126369110 gene encoding uncharacterized protein LOC126369110 — protein sequence MELTCFAVFVSFLIKLALCVPEDPVMYLPSFEVRPVDMNSRMYPFTNAHNQRLMPQQRILHTAPGSAHQSRPMEAVAERADEHDDHNFTVNDIVEALNVIAEHTDEHPETRGAKKEFGFPQPLPSPPTSYPPYQRPYGATQPQGYGSYAQTQPAYHEPTYTPQVHAAPKTVKPLLSGLLKPVSTKVASKLSGLLGLVLALFSGSSSNGLAAGGLKDIIIDGIIKPLLIAKGGIKSLISKLSIPVISLLLINVEVLITIWWLWEECPEPTYSYSKPSYDYNNNNNYHTSATY from the coding sequence ATGGAGTTGACGTGTTTTGCGGTATTTGTGTCGTTTTTAATTAAACTAGCGTTATGTGTTCCCGAGGACCCGGTGATGTATTTGCCTTCGTTTGAAGTACGGCCGGTGGACATGAACAGTAGGATGTATCCGTTCACGAATGCGCACAACCAGCGTTTGATGCCGCAGCAGCGGATTCTTCACACGGCCCCAGGGTCGGCCCACCAGTCACGCCCGATGGAAGCTGTGGCGGAGAGGGCGGACGAGCACGACGATCACAATTTTACGGTCAACGACATTGTTGAAGCTTTGAACGTGATAGCGGAGCATACTGACGAACATCCTGAAACTCGAGGCGCTAAGAAGGAGTTTGGGTTCCCTCAACCATTGCCGTCACCGCCGACGTCTTACCCCCCGTATCAACGTCCGTACGGAGCTACGCAACCACAGGGGTACGGATCGTACGCGCAGACGCAGCCTGCATACCACGAGCCGACGTACACCCCGCAAGTCCACGCCGCACCAAAGACAGTGAAGCCCCTCCTCTCTGGTCTTCTGAAGCCCGTGTCGACCAAAGTGGCGAGTAAGTTGAGTGGCTTGCTCGGATTAGTGCTAGCTCTGTTCTCAGGCTCCTCGTCAAATGGCTTAGCTGCGGGCGGGCTCAAAGATATTATCATAGACGGCATAATTAAGCCGCTTCTCATCGCCAAGGGCGGCATAAAATCCCTAATAAGTAAGTTATCGATCCCAGTGATATCTTTGTTGTTAATAAATGTGGAAGTGTTGATTACAATATGGTGGTTATGGGAGGAATGTCCTGAACCAACTTATTCATATTCTAAGCCATCTTAtgattataataacaataataattatcatactAGTGCTACttattaa